In a single window of the Eshraghiella crossota genome:
- the glgA gene encoding glycogen synthase GlgA, whose amino-acid sequence MKNILFIASEAAPFIKTGGLADVVGSLPKYFDKTKYDVRVMIPKYRCIPEKYKDMMKYIANFYVDLAWRSQYVGLFEMEYEGVHFYFIDNEFYFDGYKPYGYIHQDIEKFGFFCKASLSAIPLTGFKPDIVHCHDWQTGIIPVYLKERFHEGEFYRDMKSIMTIHNLKFQGIYDMKTIKDVTGLPDSYFTPDKLEAYKDANFLKGGIVYADKITTVSRSYAEEIKTPFYGEKLDGLMRARSNDLWGIVNGIDYDEYNPETDTRIPHNYNQITFRKEKYKNKMDLQQELGLEVNPKKFMVGIVSRLTDQKGFDLIAYVMDELCAEDIQLVILGTGEERYENMFRHFDWKYNNRVSANIYYSEEMSHKIYAACDAYLMPSLFEPCGLSQLMALRYGTVPIVRETGGLRDTVEPYNQYESTGTGFSFRNYNAHEMLDTVNYAKSVYYNNKREWNKIVDRGMLTDYSWKTSALKYQELYDSL is encoded by the coding sequence ATGAAGAACATATTATTTATTGCTTCTGAAGCAGCACCATTTATAAAAACAGGTGGACTTGCAGATGTAGTTGGAAGCCTACCTAAGTATTTTGATAAAACTAAATATGATGTAAGAGTTATGATTCCTAAGTATCGATGTATTCCTGAGAAATATAAAGATATGATGAAATATATAGCTAATTTCTATGTAGATCTGGCATGGAGAAGCCAGTATGTGGGGCTTTTTGAAATGGAATATGAAGGCGTTCATTTCTATTTTATTGATAACGAATTTTATTTTGACGGATATAAGCCATACGGCTATATTCATCAGGATATTGAAAAATTCGGATTCTTCTGTAAGGCATCTCTTTCGGCAATACCATTGACAGGATTTAAGCCTGACATAGTTCATTGCCATGACTGGCAGACAGGTATCATTCCTGTATACCTTAAGGAAAGATTCCATGAGGGCGAATTTTACAGGGATATGAAGTCAATAATGACGATACATAACCTTAAGTTTCAGGGTATCTACGATATGAAGACTATTAAGGACGTAACTGGACTGCCGGATTCTTATTTTACACCGGACAAGCTTGAGGCTTATAAGGATGCCAACTTCCTTAAGGGGGGTATTGTATATGCCGATAAGATAACCACGGTAAGCAGAAGCTATGCCGAGGAAATCAAGACGCCGTTCTATGGTGAGAAGCTTGATGGCCTCATGAGAGCCAGAAGCAATGATTTATGGGGTATTGTAAACGGAATTGATTATGATGAATATAATCCGGAGACAGATACAAGGATACCACACAACTACAATCAGATAACATTCCGTAAGGAAAAATATAAGAATAAGATGGATTTGCAGCAGGAACTCGGACTTGAAGTCAACCCTAAGAAATTCATGGTTGGTATTGTATCAAGACTTACAGACCAGAAAGGGTTTGACCTTATCGCTTATGTTATGGATGAGCTTTGTGCAGAAGATATACAGCTTGTTATTCTCGGAACAGGTGAGGAACGTTATGAGAATATGTTCCGCCATTTTGACTGGAAGTACAACAACAGGGTTTCTGCCAATATATATTATTCTGAGGAAATGTCACATAAGATATATGCGGCATGTGATGCATACCTTATGCCTTCTTTGTTTGAGCCATGCGGACTCAGCCAGTTGATGGCATTAAGATACGGAACGGTTCCTATTGTCAGGGAAACAGGCGGATTAAGAGATACAGTAGAGCCATATAACCAGTATGAATCAACAGGAACAGGCTTCTCATTTAGGAATTACAATGCACACGAGATGCTTGACACCGTGAATTATGCGAAGTCTGTATACTACAACAATAAGAGAGAATGGAATAAGATTGTTGACAGAGGCATGCTGACAGATTATTCATGGAAGACCTCAGCACTTAAATATCAGGAATTGTATGATTCACTTTAG
- the spo0A gene encoding sporulation transcription factor Spo0A yields MGKITCAVADDNERMLNLISDVIATDKTFENVGRAKDGEQLLGIIREKEPDVVLLDLIMPKIDGLTVMEKVNGDRNIKKKPAFIVISAVGQEGMTEDAFNLGANYYIMKPFDNNTLINRMKCIKNNMGRKTSIHNNEAREMDREVNLESDITGIIHDIGIPAHIKGYQYLRDAIMMSVKDMDMLNCITKVLYPSIAKKYQTTSSRVERAIRHAIEVAFSRGRVDMIDELFGYTVSNGKGKPTNSEFIALIADRIRLEYKIR; encoded by the coding sequence ATGGGAAAGATAACATGTGCAGTTGCTGATGATAATGAAAGGATGCTTAATCTGATAAGTGATGTCATAGCAACAGATAAGACTTTTGAAAATGTTGGCAGAGCCAAAGATGGAGAACAGCTTTTAGGAATAATCAGAGAGAAAGAGCCTGATGTTGTGCTGTTAGATTTAATTATGCCAAAAATTGATGGACTTACGGTAATGGAAAAGGTTAACGGTGACAGAAATATTAAGAAGAAGCCTGCCTTTATTGTTATTTCAGCAGTAGGTCAGGAGGGCATGACAGAGGATGCTTTTAATCTGGGAGCAAATTACTATATAATGAAGCCGTTTGACAATAATACATTGATTAACAGAATGAAATGTATTAAGAATAATATGGGCAGGAAAACCTCCATACATAACAATGAAGCGAGAGAGATGGACAGGGAAGTTAATCTTGAAAGTGATATAACCGGGATTATTCATGATATTGGAATACCGGCACATATAAAAGGTTATCAGTATTTAAGGGACGCGATTATGATGTCTGTCAAAGATATGGATATGCTTAATTGCATAACAAAGGTATTGTATCCAAGTATTGCAAAAAAATATCAGACTACATCAAGCAGGGTTGAGAGGGCAATAAGACATGCCATAGAAGTAGCATTCAGCCGTGGAAGGGTGGATATGATAGACGAGCTTTTCGGCTATACAGTTAGCAATGGAAAGGGCAAACCTACCAATTCTGAATTTATTGCATTAATAGCTGATAGGATTCGTCTGGAATATAAAATAAGATAA
- a CDS encoding DEAD/DEAH box helicase, with amino-acid sequence MDLDNRLVKGLNKQGITKMTGIQEDCFKPALEGKNIIACSGTGTGKTLAFLLPVIMKNIDNKELYAVVITPSKELCIQICSQINQLSNNSGIPITAAALFSGVNKQRQLQTLKSKPNIVVGTYQRIYELIKEDRKLAAHQVKTLIIDEADKILNKDNIDGITALRKCFMRDIQVMLFSASVTDNTRTLAGQIGADYVNITTGDKITIPTNIEHYYFTVEKRELIETVRKVIKALDTKHCLIFSNSKYDIEEITQKMEFHHYNVKSLHGKLDKNKRRQITDDFRSGKVSYLICSDMAARGLHFDNVDTVINIGLPDKPVDYLHRAGRCGRDGSKAVCASVITENDIPRIKAVQKTFRVNMMPKKLYQGKIVRK; translated from the coding sequence ATGGATTTGGACAACAGACTTGTCAAAGGACTTAATAAACAGGGAATAACTAAGATGACCGGAATACAAGAGGACTGTTTTAAACCTGCATTGGAAGGAAAGAATATTATTGCATGTTCAGGAACCGGAACGGGCAAGACACTTGCTTTTTTATTACCGGTTATAATGAAGAATATTGATAATAAGGAATTATATGCTGTTGTGATAACTCCATCAAAGGAATTATGTATACAGATTTGCAGTCAGATTAACCAGCTTTCCAATAATTCCGGGATACCTATTACTGCGGCGGCATTGTTTTCCGGTGTTAATAAGCAGAGACAGTTACAGACGCTTAAGAGTAAGCCTAATATTGTTGTAGGCACATATCAGAGAATATATGAACTTATTAAGGAGGATAGAAAACTGGCAGCTCATCAGGTTAAGACGCTTATTATAGATGAAGCTGATAAGATACTTAATAAGGACAATATTGATGGAATAACTGCACTTAGAAAATGCTTTATGAGAGATATACAGGTTATGTTGTTTTCTGCATCGGTTACAGACAATACGAGAACATTAGCAGGACAGATTGGAGCTGATTATGTTAATATAACAACCGGAGATAAGATTACAATTCCAACTAATATCGAACATTATTATTTTACGGTTGAGAAGAGAGAGCTTATTGAGACAGTAAGAAAGGTTATTAAGGCACTTGATACTAAGCATTGTCTTATTTTCTCCAACTCCAAGTATGATATAGAAGAGATAACACAGAAGATGGAATTCCATCATTACAATGTGAAATCATTACATGGCAAATTGGACAAGAATAAAAGGAGACAGATTACAGATGATTTCAGAAGTGGCAAAGTAAGTTACCTTATATGTTCCGATATGGCAGCAAGAGGACTTCATTTTGATAATGTTGATACTGTTATTAACATAGGACTTCCGGATAAGCCTGTGGATTATCTCCATAGAGCCGGAAGGTGCGGAAGAGATGGCAGTAAAGCTGTGTGTGCTTCTGTTATTACAGAAAATGATATTCCAAGGATTAAGGCGGTACAGAAGACGTTCAGGGTTAATATGATGCCTAAGAAATTGTATCAGGGTAAGATTGTGAGAAAATAA
- a CDS encoding RNA-guided endonuclease InsQ/TnpB family protein, producing MRKLLKSFKTEINPTEEQKIKIRKTIGTCRYIYNFYLTHNKELYDNGKKFMSGKSFSVWLNNEYLPNHPEYSWVKEVSSKSVKHSIECGCTAFTRFFKHQSAFPNYKKKGKSDVKMYFVKNNPKDCFCERHRINIPTLGWVRIKEKGYIPTTKDGYIIKSGSVSIKVDKFYVSVLVEIPDAQIANNSNDGIGIDLGLKDFAIVSNGKTYKNINKSARLKKLEKQLIREQRCLSRKYENLKKGEVTQRANIQKQKLKVQKLHHKIDNVRTDYINKTIAEIVKTKPSYITIEDLNVKGMMKNRHLSKAVASQKFYEFRAKVQSKCNENGIELRVVARWYPSSKICHRCGRIKRDLKLSDRIYRCECGYVEDRDFNAALNLRDAITYEVA from the coding sequence ATGAGAAAATTGCTAAAGAGCTTCAAGACGGAAATAAATCCAACAGAAGAGCAGAAAATCAAGATACGCAAGACGATAGGAACTTGTAGGTACATCTATAACTTTTATCTTACTCATAATAAAGAACTTTATGATAATGGCAAAAAGTTTATGAGTGGTAAATCGTTTAGTGTCTGGCTTAACAATGAGTATCTTCCAAACCATCCAGAATATTCCTGGGTTAAGGAAGTAAGTTCAAAATCTGTAAAGCATTCAATCGAATGTGGTTGTACTGCTTTTACAAGATTTTTCAAACATCAGAGTGCTTTTCCTAATTACAAAAAGAAAGGTAAATCTGATGTGAAGATGTACTTCGTTAAGAATAATCCAAAGGACTGTTTTTGCGAAAGGCATCGTATCAATATTCCAACTTTAGGTTGGGTACGTATCAAAGAAAAAGGATACATTCCAACAACCAAAGATGGATATATAATCAAAAGTGGTTCAGTTTCAATCAAAGTTGACAAATTTTATGTTTCCGTTCTTGTGGAAATCCCTGATGCCCAGATTGCTAATAACTCTAACGATGGAATTGGTATTGACCTTGGTTTAAAGGATTTTGCTATTGTTTCCAATGGTAAAACGTATAAGAACATTAACAAATCTGCAAGATTAAAGAAACTTGAAAAGCAACTTATTCGAGAACAAAGGTGTCTCTCTCGAAAGTATGAAAACTTAAAGAAAGGAGAAGTCACTCAAAGAGCAAATATACAGAAACAAAAGCTCAAGGTACAAAAACTTCATCATAAGATAGATAATGTCCGTACGGATTACATTAACAAGACAATTGCTGAGATAGTAAAAACCAAACCATCTTATATAACGATTGAGGACTTAAATGTAAAAGGAATGATGAAGAACCGACATCTCTCAAAAGCCGTTGCATCACAGAAGTTTTATGAGTTTAGAGCAAAAGTTCAGTCTAAATGTAATGAAAACGGTATTGAGTTAAGAGTAGTAGCCAGATGGTATCCATCTTCAAAAATATGTCACCGTTGTGGTCGCATCAAGAGAGATTTAAAACTTTCGGATAGAATTTACAGATGCGAATGCGGTTATGTTGAAGATAGGGACTTTAATGCTGCACTTAATTTGAGAGATGCTATAACTTACGAAGTTGCATAG
- a CDS encoding tRNA 2-thiocytidine(32) synthetase TtcA, with translation MDLQKLYSYTRKAIYEYNMIEDGDKIAIGISGGKDSLTLLYALAGLRRFYPKKYELVAITVKLGLENMDFTPVKELCDKLEVPYYTVDTEIYQIIFEARKESNPCSLCAKMRKGAFNEKALELGCNKFAYAHHRDDLIETFYMSLMYEGRIHTFSPVTYMDKSGLTLIRPLMLIPEYAIKSFSKRYELPIVKNQCPADGYTKRQYIKDMLHNLSKENPGLTEHSFTAIINANLEDWPKRIVR, from the coding sequence ATGGATTTACAAAAATTATACAGTTATACAAGAAAAGCAATTTATGAATACAATATGATTGAAGACGGTGATAAAATAGCCATAGGAATATCGGGAGGAAAAGACAGCCTTACCCTGCTGTATGCACTTGCAGGATTAAGACGTTTCTACCCGAAAAAATATGAACTTGTAGCAATTACGGTAAAACTTGGTCTAGAAAATATGGATTTTACACCTGTAAAGGAACTATGTGATAAACTTGAAGTTCCTTACTATACGGTTGATACAGAAATATATCAGATAATATTTGAAGCAAGAAAAGAGAGCAATCCTTGCTCATTATGTGCAAAAATGAGGAAAGGTGCATTTAATGAAAAAGCACTGGAGTTAGGATGTAATAAATTCGCCTATGCCCACCATAGGGATGACCTGATTGAAACCTTCTATATGTCATTAATGTATGAAGGACGTATCCATACTTTCTCTCCTGTAACTTATATGGATAAATCAGGGCTTACACTGATACGTCCTCTTATGCTCATTCCGGAATATGCAATAAAATCTTTTTCAAAAAGATATGAGCTTCCCATTGTTAAAAATCAGTGTCCTGCCGATGGTTATACAAAAAGACAATATATAAAAGATATGCTTCATAATCTTTCAAAAGAAAATCCGGGGCTTACAGAACATTCATTTACTGCAATAATCAATGCCAATCTGGAAGACTGGCCAAAAAGGATAGTCAGATAA
- a CDS encoding LysM peptidoglycan-binding domain-containing protein, with the protein MNILIKKLRKNCSKIAAMAVISAVVVVIILVSRVRVDANNSYGRDYSDKRYKNYTVTSGDTLWDIAEANMDYEYYDDVNDYIAEIKRMNNLYSDKIYTGQNLLITYYCHNCNT; encoded by the coding sequence ATGAACATTTTAATTAAGAAATTAAGAAAGAACTGCAGTAAGATTGCAGCAATGGCAGTTATATCAGCAGTTGTTGTTGTGATAATACTTGTAAGCAGAGTCAGGGTTGATGCCAATAACAGTTATGGAAGAGATTATTCCGATAAGAGATATAAGAATTATACGGTAACGAGTGGGGATACCTTATGGGATATTGCCGAAGCCAATATGGATTATGAATATTATGATGATGTGAATGATTACATCGCAGAGATTAAGAGAATGAATAATTTATATTCCGATAAGATATATACGGGACAGAATCTTCTCATCACTTATTATTGCCACAACTGTAATACCTGA
- the lexA gene encoding transcriptional repressor LexA: MSKGRITPKQEEILNFIKQHILSKNYPPSVREICEAVNLKSTSSVHAHLATLEKNGYISRDQSKTRAIEIVDDDFGFNLPDRELVNVPMIGTVAAGLPLLAEENIRDYFPIPADMLPNTETFLLRVKGDSMINMGIYDGDDLLVARQDTASNGEVIVALVDDSATVKRFYKENNHYRLQPENDNMDPIIVDECKILGKVIGLLRTNII; this comes from the coding sequence ATGAGTAAAGGACGAATTACTCCTAAGCAGGAGGAGATTCTTAATTTTATCAAACAGCATATTTTATCTAAAAACTATCCGCCATCAGTCAGGGAAATCTGCGAAGCGGTTAATCTGAAATCAACTTCAAGTGTGCATGCACATCTTGCTACGCTTGAGAAGAACGGTTATATATCAAGAGACCAGTCCAAGACCCGTGCCATAGAAATTGTAGATGATGATTTCGGTTTTAACCTGCCTGACAGGGAATTAGTTAATGTTCCCATGATAGGAACCGTCGCAGCCGGTCTTCCACTTCTTGCCGAAGAGAATATAAGGGATTATTTTCCAATACCTGCAGATATGCTTCCCAATACCGAGACATTTCTGCTTCGTGTCAAGGGAGACAGTATGATTAATATGGGAATTTATGATGGTGATGATTTGCTGGTTGCCCGTCAGGATACTGCATCTAACGGGGAAGTAATCGTTGCATTAGTAGATGATTCTGCAACGGTCAAGCGTTTTTACAAAGAGAACAATCATTATCGTCTTCAACCCGAGAACGATAATATGGATCCTATTATCGTTGATGAATGTAAGATTCTTGGAAAAGTAATTGGATTGCTAAGAACCAATATTATTTAA
- a CDS encoding HAMP domain-containing methyl-accepting chemotaxis protein has translation MKESINKRLKKGFNVITLLGMIALFICDSALFIFSSKYESAMKNYGFSQGDIGMAFVSFSETRSALRGAVAYSSKNQKNAQKELYDSKKEEFNRYLEDIKKYMVTDESMNAYNDILTALEGYWDISDSVLSDGMSGSYSLSQQAQERDIKEIEPLYNNVYSAINRLMDINVDKGEKLEKILAIIKYVLCAGVLVVIVISSIISKKISNKVSKSVEEPVNALVDRFKTFARGDLDSEFPTNSHDDEISLMTEEAKSMAATLNLIITDLSEIMSEMAKGNFNVDTENGEKYVGKFVELRDSVRMMNDKVNDTLHSVEEASKSVTAGSENLAQSAQELAEGATEQAGAVEELQATITTISENVAETAKALMDSSNKAQEYAEKADESKASMKSLMDAMERISETSLKISSIIADIENIASQTNLLSLNAAIEAARAGEAGKGFAVVAEQIRVLADQSAQSAVDTKALIEGALNEIEEGNNAVKSAADSMGIIVDGINEIAVVTKEISETSNTQVATMKEAEAGIDQISEVVQSNSAASEECSATSEELSAQAEQMNQLVDSFVLKR, from the coding sequence ATGAAAGAGTCAATTAATAAAAGACTTAAGAAAGGCTTCAATGTTATTACTCTTCTTGGTATGATAGCATTATTTATATGTGATTCAGCATTATTTATATTTAGCTCCAAGTATGAGTCGGCAATGAAGAATTATGGTTTTTCACAGGGTGATATAGGAATGGCATTTGTTTCTTTTTCAGAGACAAGAAGTGCGTTAAGAGGCGCTGTTGCATATAGCAGCAAGAACCAGAAAAATGCCCAGAAAGAACTATATGACAGCAAAAAAGAAGAATTTAACAGATATCTTGAGGATATTAAAAAATATATGGTTACAGACGAAAGTATGAATGCATATAATGATATTCTTACTGCACTTGAGGGCTATTGGGATATAAGCGACAGCGTATTAAGTGATGGTATGTCGGGTTCGTATTCTTTATCACAGCAGGCACAGGAAAGAGATATCAAAGAAATTGAACCATTGTATAACAATGTTTATAGTGCAATCAACAGACTTATGGATATTAATGTTGATAAAGGAGAAAAACTTGAAAAAATTCTTGCAATAATTAAGTATGTACTTTGCGCAGGTGTTCTTGTGGTTATTGTAATCAGCTCTATTATATCAAAAAAAATCAGCAATAAGGTATCTAAGTCAGTTGAAGAGCCGGTTAATGCATTGGTAGACAGGTTTAAGACATTTGCCAGAGGTGACCTTGACAGCGAGTTTCCAACTAATAGTCATGATGATGAGATATCGTTAATGACAGAGGAAGCCAAGTCAATGGCTGCAACGCTTAATCTCATAATTACCGATTTAAGTGAAATTATGTCAGAGATGGCAAAAGGCAATTTCAATGTTGATACCGAAAACGGAGAAAAATACGTTGGCAAGTTTGTTGAACTCAGGGATTCTGTGAGGATGATGAATGACAAGGTAAATGATACCCTGCATAGTGTTGAGGAAGCTTCAAAGTCAGTTACGGCAGGTTCGGAAAATCTTGCACAGTCAGCGCAGGAACTTGCGGAGGGTGCAACAGAACAGGCGGGAGCAGTAGAAGAACTTCAGGCTACAATCACAACTATTTCCGAAAATGTTGCAGAAACCGCTAAAGCACTTATGGATAGTAGCAATAAAGCCCAGGAATATGCAGAAAAAGCTGATGAAAGCAAGGCATCCATGAAGTCACTTATGGATGCAATGGAAAGAATAAGTGAGACATCATTAAAAATCAGCAGCATAATAGCTGATATTGAAAACATTGCTTCACAGACTAACCTTCTTTCACTTAATGCTGCAATAGAAGCTGCAAGAGCCGGTGAAGCCGGCAAGGGATTTGCGGTTGTTGCGGAACAGATAAGAGTTCTTGCAGACCAGAGTGCACAGTCGGCCGTTGATACCAAAGCACTTATTGAAGGTGCTCTTAATGAAATAGAAGAAGGTAATAATGCTGTTAAGAGTGCAGCGGATTCAATGGGAATCATTGTTGATGGTATTAATGAAATAGCTGTTGTAACCAAGGAAATCAGTGAAACATCCAATACCCAGGTAGCGACTATGAAGGAAGCAGAGGCAGGAATTGACCAGATATCAGAAGTTGTCCAGTCTAATTCAGCTGCATCGGAGGAATGTTCAGCTACAAGTGAGGAATTATCCGCACAGGCAGAACAGATGAATCAGTTAGTTGATAGCTTTGTATTAAAAAGATAA
- the folK gene encoding 2-amino-4-hydroxy-6-hydroxymethyldihydropteridine diphosphokinase, translated as MDEIVIDNLRVFCNHGVYAEERSEGQNFFVTAKVFLETYIAGVTDDLNNTVNYAGLCQVISDFMQDTQYNLIEAVAENLAAVILNFSEIVKGVDLTISKPEAPVDLPFENISVKVFRQWRKAFISFGSNVGDRMKYIQDAFKKMEDNEAIRILKTSSIKQTKPYGGVEQDDFLNGCILIETYMRPEFLLNFLNQLELESGRVRDIKWGPRTLDLDIIFYEEEVIHTDRLIVPHADMHNRPFVLEPLCEIAPYAYHPIFKKTARQLLNEYRNR; from the coding sequence ATGGACGAAATAGTAATTGACAATCTCAGGGTATTCTGTAACCACGGAGTGTATGCAGAAGAACGTTCGGAGGGACAGAATTTTTTTGTTACAGCCAAAGTTTTTCTTGAAACATATATTGCAGGTGTTACGGATGATCTTAATAACACAGTAAATTATGCGGGACTTTGTCAGGTTATATCTGATTTTATGCAGGATACACAGTATAATCTTATTGAGGCGGTTGCCGAAAATCTGGCAGCGGTAATCCTTAATTTCAGTGAAATAGTTAAAGGCGTTGATTTAACCATAAGCAAACCGGAGGCACCGGTTGATCTGCCGTTTGAAAATATCAGCGTCAAAGTGTTCAGACAGTGGCGTAAGGCATTTATTTCATTCGGCTCCAATGTGGGCGACAGAATGAAATACATTCAGGATGCTTTCAAAAAAATGGAAGACAATGAGGCAATAAGAATACTTAAGACTTCCTCAATAAAGCAGACAAAGCCCTACGGCGGTGTTGAACAGGATGACTTTCTTAACGGATGTATACTCATTGAGACATATATGAGACCTGAATTTTTATTGAATTTCCTTAATCAGTTAGAATTAGAATCCGGAAGGGTAAGGGATATTAAATGGGGTCCAAGAACACTTGATCTTGATATTATCTTTTATGAAGAAGAGGTTATACATACGGACAGGTTAATTGTTCCTCATGCAGATATGCACAACAGACCTTTTGTGCTTGAGCCTTTATGTGAAATTGCTCCGTATGCTTATCATCCGATATTTAAAAAGACAGCAAGACAGCTGCTTAACGAATACAGAAACAGATAA
- the folP gene encoding dihydropteroate synthase: MIIGGRDFNDGHTHVMGILNVTPDSFSDGGKYNNIDAALLHTKEMIEDGAHIIDIGGESTRPGYTMISDEEEIERVCPVIEKIKNEFDIPVSIDTYKSRVASAAITSGADLINDIWGLKYDDDMAAVIAGSGLPCCIMHNRNNTDYSDFIKDLNKEMLESVDIALNAGIDRDKIIIDPGVGFGKEYIHNILCLRHLDEFCKLGYPVLLGTSRKSVIGLTLDLPKDERVEGTLVTTVIAVMNRCMFVRVHDVKQNYRTIKMTEGIYGRNSN, translated from the coding sequence ATGATTATAGGCGGTAGAGATTTTAATGACGGACATACCCATGTAATGGGCATATTGAATGTTACTCCCGATTCATTTTCCGACGGCGGAAAATATAACAATATTGACGCAGCTTTATTACACACGAAGGAAATGATTGAAGACGGTGCACACATCATTGATATAGGCGGGGAATCTACAAGACCAGGATATACGATGATTAGTGACGAAGAAGAAATAGAGAGAGTCTGTCCCGTCATTGAGAAGATTAAGAATGAGTTTGATATTCCGGTTTCCATAGATACATATAAGAGCAGAGTTGCATCTGCTGCAATTACTTCAGGTGCGGACCTTATTAACGATATATGGGGACTTAAATATGATGATGATATGGCAGCCGTTATTGCCGGTTCAGGACTGCCTTGTTGTATTATGCACAATAGAAACAACACTGACTATTCCGATTTTATCAAAGACCTCAACAAGGAGATGCTTGAATCAGTGGATATAGCCCTTAATGCAGGAATTGACAGGGACAAAATTATAATTGACCCAGGCGTGGGATTTGGCAAAGAATATATACATAATATACTTTGCCTGAGACATCTTGATGAATTTTGTAAGCTCGGATATCCTGTGCTCCTTGGAACATCAAGAAAGTCGGTTATCGGGCTTACTCTTGATTTACCAAAGGATGAGAGAGTGGAAGGAACACTTGTCACAACTGTTATAGCGGTTATGAACAGATGCATGTTTGTAAGGGTCCATGATGTAAAACAAAACTATAGAACAATAAAAATGACGGAGGGAATTTATGGACGAAATAGTAATTGA